The genomic stretch AATTTTGAAAGAAGCACGATTAGTTCGGAGTCGCCAAGACGGACGATGGATTTACTATAGTCTCAACTGTAGCCAATTTAGAGTTTTAGAAGCATATTTGGTGCAATACCAGCATCTTAGTTCTATTATAACATCCCACAAAAGTTGTGATTGAAGGTAGCTCAACGGTATCCTATTGGGGAAAATATTGGAATTGGCCGTATTTTTTTTAACAGCCTTGAAAAAGCATTTTGTTTTGATGACTTTCGATACTTCAATTCTTAATATTAATCTCCTTCTTAAGACATACAAGTATATTGTCTTAACTCTCAGAAATGAATTGAATCGGGCTATAATTAAAATATAAAGGTAGATTTTTAAAATCAAGTCTGAAATCTGACATTCTATGTAAAAATAAATAATGGTATACACTGGAGAGTGAAAAAGATGACCAACCGAGGTTCGTTTTACTGGAGTTCCCGTTATCGAGGGAAAGCAACCCCTGAAAATGTTGTGTTTAATGCGAATTTGCAGGAATTTGCTCAGAAGGTTAACTTTATTGTTGCCCTGCAAACCAGTGGAAAACTTTCAGTTGAAGAATCTTATGTACAAATTGAAGCCTTATGGGAACAACTTCGAGAAAGTAAACAACATCTGGGAATTGGAAAAAAAGCAGGATAACCATCTGAATTTAAAGTTATCAAAGAAAGAAAGGGTACAGTTCATCTGTACTCTTTCTTTTTAAGCACAATTTGCAAACCCTTCTCCACCGGGATCAAAACGATAAACAGGAAGTTCTGCTTTTTTAAAGAAAAATGTAAAAGTTTGATAAAGTTCATCTATAATCGTGGCATAATGACCTCAAGTAGTTATACTCTAAACACTAGATGATTTGAAGATTCAAGTCAAAAATTGTACAATAGCCTATCTCAAGATAGACCTAGATCAACCTCATTTTAGCTGATCATTTTAAACTTAGGGATCAAGATGTTATACCATCAGAACCCGGAAATTGATCAGGACGGTTATTTCAAACCCAGTCAAGGCAAAAAGCCACCAGTTCTAAACCCCCTATTTCCAAAATTTATTTACGGTTAACATCCTCATGGCATCTCTTAGTAAACAAGCAATTCAAGGTACAATTTGGACTCTCTTCGGCTATGGAGGTAGCCAAGTCTTACGATTTGGGGGAAACTTAATCCTTACTCGTCTTCTAGTCCCTGAATTATTTGGTTTGATGGCATTAGTTAATACCTTTATTATAGGTCTTAACCTATTTTCAGATATTGGAATTCATCCTAGTATTATCCGTAGTGAGCGGGGGGATGACCCAGAATTTCTGAATACGGCTTGGACGATTCAAGTCTTTCGAGGATTTGGACTTTGGATTGCTTGTTTATTAATTACAGCCCCACTGGCTAAATTTTATAACGAACCTCAACTATTGTGGATTACTCCCATCGTTGGCTTGAGAACAATTATAGCAGGTTTTGAATCCACATCTTTAGCCACACTGAATCGCAATTTAAACTTAAAAACCCTAACGATTTTTGACTTTATTGTCCAAGGATTAAGCTTGGGGGTAATGATTATTTGGGCGTGGATTAGTCCTAACATTTGGGCATTAATTATTGGAGTCTTAGTTTCCTCCTTATTTGGATTAATTAGAAGTCATGCCTTAAATACCGGAATGCAGAATCGATTGGCTTGGGATCAAAGCGCTTTAAAAGAATTAATTTCCTTTGGCCGCTGGATCTTTATTTCAACGGTGATGACGTTCTTTGCCTCTCAGTCTGATCGCTTAATTCTCGGTAAATTATTAACTTTAGAAATGTTAGGGGTTTATACCGTTGCTTTTACCTTAGCAGATCTTCCTAAATCCTTAATGGGATCGGTGATGAGTAAAGTCGTTTTTCCTGTTATTTCTAAACAGTTGGATCTACCGCGAGCGCAACTTCGGAAAAATATTCTCGAAAAAAGAAAACTATTATTATTACTCATCAGTTTTCCCTTAGCTATTCTAGTTTGCTTTGGGGATCAATTAATTTTGAATTTATATGATCAAAGATATGAACAGGCTGCTTGGATGTTGCCGATCCTTGCCTTGGGAATGTGGCCGTTTATCCTAACCATCAGCATTGATCAAGCCCTGTTTGCCATTGGAAAACCTCTCTATATTGCTCTGGGTAATGTTTCAAAGTTATTATACATGGTGATTTTACTTCCGTTATCATTTTCTGTGATGGGAATTTTAGGAGCTATCCTGGTTGTTGCATTTAATGATATTTCCTTTTATATTGTGGTTAACTATGGACTTTGGCGAGAAGGAATTTCGGGTTTACAACAGGATTTATGGGCAAGTTGTATCCTGGTGGTAATGATTTTTATTTTAGGAGGAATTCGACATGGTTTAGGAGGATGATTATCTATTGATAGTATCTTTTATGCTCTAGTTTAGCACAAAATCAACTCATTTTAAATTAGGAAAATTTACCATGAAAATTACTTTTGTTATGCCAAATTGGGTTAGTTTATCAGGAGGAATATTAGCGAATGCTACCCTTGCCCATCACTTGGAAAAACGAGGCCATGAAATCTATATGGTTTGTCCTGAAAAACGTAAACCCACAGGTCTTCAGCAGGTTAAATCCTTATTAAAAGGCAAAGGGTTGATCTCCAGGAAACAGACTGGGCCTTCCCATATGGACAGTTTTGATCTCCCTGGCTGTGTTTTAGATCATCCACCGCCAGTCACCGATGCCGATATTCCTGATGCGGATATTGTCGTGGCAACTTGGTGGGAAACGGCAGAATGGGTGGCTAATCTTTCTCCCTCGAAGGGGGCAAAAGTCTACATGATTCGCCACCATGAAACTCACGATTATTTACCCAAAGAACGGGTCGCAGCGACCTATCGGTTGCCTTTTCATAAAATTGTGATTTCTCAGTGGTTAGTAGACATTATGGAAAAGGAATATGGAGATAAAAATGTTTCCTTAGTTCCTGACAGTGTGGATTCAAAAAAATATTATGCTGTGGCGAGAAAAAAACAAACAATTCCTACAGTCGGAATGCTGTACTCTACCCTCTATTGGAAAGGCTGTGACATCACCTTAAAAGCCGTTTCTTTAGCAGCGCAACAAATTCCCAACTTAAAATTACTCTGTTTTGGGACTGAACCCCCTGTTCCTGAGTTACCCTTACCCGCAGGGAGTGAATTCTTCTGTCAGCCTCCACAGGATCAAATCAAAGATATCTATGCCAGTTGTGATGCCTGGTTATTTGGCAGTCGCTTTGAAGGGTTCGGACTTCCGATTTTAGAAGCTATGGCCTGTCGAACTCCGGTGATTGGAGTGCCAGCAGGTGCCGCCCCGGAACTTCTCAGCGAGAATATAGGAATCTTAGTCAAACCAGAAGACCCAGAGGAGATGGCTGGAGCCATTGTTAAGATTTGTCAAATGTCCCAGGAACAGTGGTGTCAAATGTCAGCTCGTGCTTATACGAAAGCCACCAGTTACACCTGGGATGATGCGGCCCGACTCTGTGAACAAGCTTTTGAAATTGTACTCCGTTATAATAGATGAAGTGTGTAGCGAAATGTTACAAAATTGAAAACATACAAAATACTGTCTTTCACTAGATTAAACCCTGAAAAAAATAAACTGTCTATTTCCTATATACGTCAGTAACTATGGCATCGGCTATATTTTCTTATATTTGCATAGTGCTTGGCAAACTGCCCATTTATGGGAAGCTATCCAAATTCTAAAAATACCGGAAATTCTCCACCGCGTTTATGACACCCCAAGCACAACTGGCTTTATTACTCTTGCTCCCCTGTGTTCTGTTTTTATTTAAACGGTTTTCAACAGATAGAGCAGTGGTGATCAGTTT from Planktothrix tepida PCC 9214 encodes the following:
- a CDS encoding DUF7219 family protein; the protein is MTNRGSFYWSSRYRGKATPENVVFNANLQEFAQKVNFIVALQTSGKLSVEESYVQIEALWEQLRESKQHLGIGKKAG
- a CDS encoding oligosaccharide flippase family protein, which codes for MASLSKQAIQGTIWTLFGYGGSQVLRFGGNLILTRLLVPELFGLMALVNTFIIGLNLFSDIGIHPSIIRSERGDDPEFLNTAWTIQVFRGFGLWIACLLITAPLAKFYNEPQLLWITPIVGLRTIIAGFESTSLATLNRNLNLKTLTIFDFIVQGLSLGVMIIWAWISPNIWALIIGVLVSSLFGLIRSHALNTGMQNRLAWDQSALKELISFGRWIFISTVMTFFASQSDRLILGKLLTLEMLGVYTVAFTLADLPKSLMGSVMSKVVFPVISKQLDLPRAQLRKNILEKRKLLLLLISFPLAILVCFGDQLILNLYDQRYEQAAWMLPILALGMWPFILTISIDQALFAIGKPLYIALGNVSKLLYMVILLPLSFSVMGILGAILVVAFNDISFYIVVNYGLWREGISGLQQDLWASCILVVMIFILGGIRHGLGG
- a CDS encoding glycosyltransferase family 4 protein, encoding MKITFVMPNWVSLSGGILANATLAHHLEKRGHEIYMVCPEKRKPTGLQQVKSLLKGKGLISRKQTGPSHMDSFDLPGCVLDHPPPVTDADIPDADIVVATWWETAEWVANLSPSKGAKVYMIRHHETHDYLPKERVAATYRLPFHKIVISQWLVDIMEKEYGDKNVSLVPDSVDSKKYYAVARKKQTIPTVGMLYSTLYWKGCDITLKAVSLAAQQIPNLKLLCFGTEPPVPELPLPAGSEFFCQPPQDQIKDIYASCDAWLFGSRFEGFGLPILEAMACRTPVIGVPAGAAPELLSENIGILVKPEDPEEMAGAIVKICQMSQEQWCQMSARAYTKATSYTWDDAARLCEQAFEIVLRYNR